The Pseudomonas azotoformans genome has a segment encoding these proteins:
- a CDS encoding Wzz/FepE/Etk N-terminal domain-containing protein, giving the protein MSRPTNSKARPNDDEIDPIPLIQALWKGKIAVIAATLIGAAVSLALYASSPEQWIASTYITKPSLYSLYKEVNEKDAPVTASPLPLETKLYSTIQNDIFYSAMGIMTAKSVTLTDAPPKSIGNEPVLYIASIAAGTAAMATTQLESAMATANSEAIVLNLPALAANNTLKAFSTLDEIKTVSTKTTKATRKFASLGALLGFILGSAFVLGRFLIRQYKQSH; this is encoded by the coding sequence GTGAGCCGCCCAACGAATTCAAAAGCCCGCCCTAATGATGACGAAATAGATCCGATACCACTTATCCAGGCATTATGGAAAGGCAAGATAGCCGTTATTGCAGCCACCTTAATAGGCGCCGCCGTTTCATTAGCACTTTATGCATCGTCACCCGAACAATGGATTGCCAGCACTTACATCACTAAACCATCCCTTTACAGCTTATATAAAGAAGTCAATGAAAAAGACGCTCCAGTCACAGCAAGTCCATTGCCGCTGGAAACCAAGTTGTACAGCACAATCCAAAATGATATTTTTTATTCCGCAATGGGCATCATGACTGCCAAATCCGTTACGTTGACAGACGCCCCACCCAAATCAATTGGAAATGAGCCCGTCCTTTATATCGCTTCAATTGCTGCTGGTACGGCAGCCATGGCTACAACACAGCTGGAATCAGCAATGGCGACTGCAAACTCCGAAGCCATAGTCCTTAATCTACCGGCATTGGCTGCAAACAATACGCTCAAAGCATTCAGCACTCTCGACGAAATAAAAACTGTCTCGACCAAGACGACAAAAGCCACCAGAAAGTTCGCCTCCCTGGGCGCTTTGTTAGGGTTTATTCTAGGGAGCGCCTTTGTGCTTGGCAGGTTTTTGATTCGACAGTACAAACAGTCGCATTGA
- a CDS encoding MFS transporter yields MTIQQTPGHVLPARSAAKMEAAMAVGAFAIGTGEFAIMGLMPDIAHNLNLSEPQVGHAISAYALGVMVGAPLLAILGAKLLRKHMLLLLMGLYALGNLATAFTPTFGSLVAFRFISGLPHGAYFGIAAVVASSMVPNDKRAGAVARVMMGLTLAMLLGNPIATFLGQYLGWRSAFALVSVIALCTIALVWQFVPDRRDEPRSDPRKELRAFTKPQVWMALAIGAIGFAGMFCVFSYLAPTMLEVTKVSPQWIPFGLAAFGVGGIIGNIAGGKLFDRLQFRAVGLILVWSMAVLVFFPFAAGSLWGVLLGIGLVGTMVSLAAPLQIRLMDIAHEAPSLAAASNHAAFNLANALGPWFGGMAITAGLGWTSTGYIGAATALVGLGVYLAARKMRGGH; encoded by the coding sequence ATGACAATCCAGCAAACACCCGGGCATGTGCTGCCCGCGCGCAGCGCCGCAAAAATGGAAGCTGCCATGGCCGTGGGCGCCTTCGCGATCGGCACTGGCGAGTTCGCCATCATGGGCCTGATGCCCGACATCGCCCACAACCTCAACTTGAGCGAACCCCAGGTCGGCCACGCGATCAGCGCCTACGCCCTTGGCGTGATGGTCGGCGCCCCACTGCTGGCGATCCTCGGCGCCAAACTCCTGCGCAAACATATGCTGCTGTTGCTGATGGGGCTGTATGCCCTGGGTAACCTGGCCACGGCCTTCACCCCGACCTTCGGCTCACTGGTGGCGTTTCGATTTATCAGCGGCCTGCCCCACGGTGCCTATTTCGGTATTGCCGCAGTGGTGGCTTCGAGCATGGTGCCGAACGACAAACGCGCCGGCGCTGTAGCACGGGTGATGATGGGACTCACCCTGGCGATGCTCCTGGGCAACCCGATTGCGACCTTCCTTGGACAATATCTGGGCTGGCGCTCGGCGTTCGCGTTGGTGAGCGTCATCGCGCTGTGCACGATTGCACTGGTCTGGCAATTCGTTCCCGACCGACGCGACGAACCCCGTAGCGACCCACGCAAGGAACTGCGCGCCTTCACCAAACCGCAGGTGTGGATGGCCCTGGCCATTGGCGCCATTGGTTTTGCGGGAATGTTCTGCGTGTTCAGCTACCTGGCGCCGACCATGCTCGAAGTCACCAAAGTCTCGCCGCAATGGATCCCCTTCGGCCTCGCGGCATTTGGCGTGGGTGGGATCATCGGCAATATCGCTGGCGGCAAGCTGTTCGACCGCCTGCAGTTTCGCGCGGTGGGCTTGATCCTGGTGTGGTCGATGGCGGTGTTGGTGTTCTTCCCGTTTGCCGCAGGCTCGTTGTGGGGCGTGCTGCTGGGGATCGGACTGGTCGGCACCATGGTGTCATTGGCGGCGCCGCTGCAGATCCGCTTGATGGATATCGCCCACGAAGCGCCGAGCCTGGCGGCGGCGTCCAACCATGCCGCATTCAACTTGGCCAACGCGCTGGGGCCGTGGTTTGGCGGGATGGCGATCACAGCTGGACTGGGGTGGACGAGTACCGGGTATATCGGGGCCGCCACGGCACTGGTTGGGCTGGGCGTTTATCTGGCGGCGCGAAAGATGCGCGGTGGACATTAA
- the mqo gene encoding malate dehydrogenase (quinone): MFKKVNTALLGLALSLGISSAHAEEAKKVDVLLIGGGIMSATLGVWLNELEPGWSMEMVERLDGVAEESSNGWNNAGTGHSALAELNYTPEDKNGNVEIPKAVEINEAFQISRQFWAWQVQQGVLKNPRSFINTTPHMSFVWGDDNIKFLKKRYEALKASPLFAGMQYSEDPAQIAKWVPLMMEGRDPNQKIAATWSPLGTDMNFGEITRQFVAHLQTTPKFDLKLSSEVQDITKNADGSWRVSYKNLKDGTKTETDAKFVFIGAGGGALHLLQKSGIPEAKEYAGFPVGGSFLVTDNPTVAEQHLAKAYGKASVGAPPMSVPHLDTRVLDGKRVILFGPFATFSTKFLKEGSYLDLLTSTTTHNIWPMTKVGIREYPLVEYLAGQLMLSDDDRFKALQEYFPNAKQSDWRLWQAGQRVQIIKRDEEQGGVLKLGTEVVSSADNTIAGLLGASPGASTAAPIMLTVLQKVFKDKVATPEWQTKLHQIVPSYGTKLNDSPEAVAKEWAYTAEILQLPTPPAIPQGAAPKATEAAKPAAEPSKPASDLAL; this comes from the coding sequence ATGTTTAAAAAAGTAAACACTGCCCTGCTGGGGCTGGCTTTGTCGCTGGGGATCAGCTCCGCTCACGCGGAAGAGGCAAAGAAAGTCGATGTGCTGCTGATTGGCGGCGGCATCATGAGTGCAACCCTGGGCGTATGGCTCAATGAGCTGGAGCCGGGTTGGTCGATGGAAATGGTCGAGCGCCTCGACGGCGTGGCCGAAGAAAGCTCCAACGGCTGGAACAACGCCGGTACCGGTCACTCGGCCCTGGCTGAGCTGAACTACACCCCGGAAGACAAGAACGGCAACGTTGAGATCCCGAAAGCGGTCGAGATCAACGAAGCGTTCCAGATCTCCCGTCAGTTCTGGGCCTGGCAGGTCCAGCAGGGCGTACTGAAGAACCCGCGTTCGTTCATCAACACCACACCGCACATGAGCTTTGTGTGGGGCGATGACAACATCAAGTTCCTGAAAAAGCGCTACGAAGCCCTGAAAGCGAGCCCGCTGTTCGCTGGCATGCAGTACTCCGAAGACCCGGCGCAGATCGCCAAGTGGGTTCCGCTGATGATGGAAGGGCGTGACCCGAACCAGAAAATCGCGGCTACCTGGAGCCCGCTGGGTACCGACATGAACTTCGGCGAGATCACCCGCCAGTTCGTCGCTCACTTGCAGACCACGCCTAAGTTCGACCTGAAGCTGTCGAGCGAAGTGCAGGACATCACCAAGAACGCCGACGGTTCGTGGCGTGTGAGCTACAAAAACCTGAAAGACGGCACCAAGACCGAAACCGACGCCAAGTTCGTATTCATCGGCGCGGGCGGCGGTGCACTGCACTTGCTGCAAAAGTCGGGCATTCCTGAAGCCAAGGAATACGCAGGCTTCCCGGTAGGCGGCTCGTTCCTGGTGACCGATAACCCAACCGTGGCCGAGCAGCACCTGGCCAAGGCCTACGGCAAAGCGTCGGTGGGTGCACCGCCGATGTCGGTTCCGCACCTGGACACCCGCGTGCTGGATGGCAAGCGCGTGATCCTGTTTGGCCCATTCGCGACCTTCTCGACCAAGTTCCTGAAAGAAGGCTCGTACCTGGACCTGCTGACCAGCACCACCACTCACAACATCTGGCCAATGACCAAAGTCGGTATTCGTGAATACCCACTGGTCGAGTACCTCGCCGGCCAACTGATGCTGTCGGATGACGACCGCTTCAAGGCGCTGCAGGAATACTTCCCGAACGCCAAGCAATCCGACTGGCGCCTGTGGCAAGCCGGTCAGCGCGTGCAGATCATCAAGCGTGACGAAGAGCAGGGCGGCGTCCTGAAACTCGGCACGGAAGTGGTCAGCTCCGCCGACAACACCATCGCAGGCCTGCTGGGTGCATCGCCAGGCGCGTCCACCGCGGCTCCGATCATGCTGACCGTGCTGCAGAAAGTCTTCAAGGACAAGGTCGCGACCCCTGAGTGGCAGACCAAGCTGCACCAGATCGTACCGAGCTACGGCACCAAGCTGAACGACAGCCCTGAAGCGGTTGCCAAGGAATGGGCGTACACCGCCGAAATCCTGCAACTGCCGACGCCTCCTGCGATTCCTCAAGGTGCTGCTCCGAAGGCCACCGAGGCTGCCAAGCCAGCAGCTGAGCCAAGCAAGCCGGCCTCTGACCTGGCGCTGTAA
- a CDS encoding DMT family transporter, translating to MTRSTLKRLLLQAAFVLSWSSGYIGAKLGTQGGGAFNLLFWRFLLVSVCLGLFLNVRLLKVSWAQVRHYAVIGFLSQFLYLSCLYVAIQNGLPPGIAAIIAALQPLMTAALSMGSATERSGGWQWVGLMISFVGVSIAIAGQYGSGGEGVGLVIYLLPLAAALGLTLATLYERRTVQSQDAGLVLPLFIQSLLTLIGFTVAVLYTDTLSIPRDPDVLISIVWLTVFSTFVAYLSLWMLLRVMTATHVAALVYLEPPVTLVWAALMFGDVIHASTCAGIAVVVAGLLLVRLKRPTVACAS from the coding sequence ATGACGCGATCAACCTTAAAGCGGCTGCTGTTGCAGGCGGCATTTGTGCTGTCGTGGAGCTCTGGCTATATCGGCGCCAAATTGGGCACGCAGGGCGGCGGGGCGTTCAACCTGCTGTTCTGGCGATTCCTGTTGGTCTCGGTGTGCCTGGGGCTGTTCTTGAACGTCAGGTTGTTGAAGGTTTCATGGGCGCAGGTTCGCCATTACGCCGTCATTGGGTTTCTCTCGCAGTTCCTGTACCTGAGTTGCCTCTACGTTGCGATCCAGAACGGCTTGCCTCCTGGCATTGCCGCCATCATCGCGGCCCTGCAGCCGTTGATGACGGCGGCGTTGTCGATGGGTAGCGCAACCGAGCGCAGTGGCGGCTGGCAGTGGGTTGGCCTGATGATCAGCTTCGTTGGCGTTTCCATCGCGATTGCCGGGCAGTACGGCAGTGGCGGGGAAGGCGTTGGTCTTGTCATTTACTTGCTGCCCTTGGCTGCGGCGCTGGGGCTGACGCTGGCGACCCTGTATGAGCGCCGCACGGTGCAAAGCCAGGACGCAGGCTTGGTCCTGCCGCTGTTCATCCAGTCTTTGCTGACCTTGATCGGCTTTACCGTCGCCGTGCTCTATACCGACACGCTGAGCATTCCCCGCGACCCAGACGTATTGATCTCAATTGTCTGGCTCACTGTGTTCTCAACCTTCGTTGCCTATTTGAGCCTCTGGATGCTCCTGCGCGTCATGACCGCGACCCACGTCGCTGCGCTGGTCTACCTGGAGCCGCCAGTAACGCTGGTGTGGGCAGCGCTGATGTTCGGCGATGTGATCCATGCCTCGACCTGCGCCGGCATTGCCGTGGTTGTCGCCGGGCTGCTGTTGGTGCGCCTGAAACGACCGACCGTCGCGTGCGCCTCTTGA
- a CDS encoding YXWGXW repeat-containing protein has product MWLRYAALTAMVVAASGCVQERVVHERRPVQREYVEVIAPQPPPVQVIEVEPPVRYGYIWSRGYWRWEGGRYVAVHGHWEPVREGYRYVHPHWVQRNDGYHWQGGGWVR; this is encoded by the coding sequence ATGTGGCTACGTTATGCGGCATTGACGGCCATGGTCGTCGCAGCATCCGGGTGTGTGCAAGAGCGCGTCGTGCATGAGCGCAGGCCGGTACAACGCGAATATGTGGAAGTCATCGCGCCGCAACCGCCGCCGGTGCAGGTGATCGAAGTCGAGCCGCCGGTGCGCTATGGCTACATTTGGTCACGCGGCTATTGGCGTTGGGAAGGCGGGCGCTATGTCGCAGTACACGGCCACTGGGAGCCGGTGCGCGAAGGTTATCGCTACGTGCATCCACATTGGGTCCAGCGCAACGACGGCTACCATTGGCAAGGCGGTGGCTGGGTTCGTTGA
- a CDS encoding PIN domain-containing protein → MIGLDTNVLVRYVTQDDPVQSPKASELIESLTAFAPGFVSLVSVVELVWVLQSCYQSAKGDVVTVLETLLRTRELTIEHAEIIWQALRRFTASTADFADCLIERCAHAAGCEYTATFDLNAAKAAGMKRLI, encoded by the coding sequence ATGATCGGGCTGGATACCAATGTGCTGGTGCGCTATGTCACCCAGGACGATCCCGTGCAATCGCCCAAGGCATCTGAGTTGATTGAGTCGCTCACCGCCTTTGCACCGGGCTTTGTCAGCCTGGTGTCCGTGGTGGAATTGGTATGGGTTCTACAAAGTTGTTATCAGTCTGCCAAGGGTGATGTCGTGACCGTGCTCGAAACGCTGCTACGCACCCGAGAACTGACCATCGAACACGCCGAGATCATCTGGCAGGCACTGCGACGATTCACCGCCAGCACAGCCGATTTCGCGGACTGCCTGATAGAACGCTGTGCTCATGCTGCAGGCTGCGAATATACCGCCACCTTTGATTTGAACGCTGCGAAGGCCGCGGGGATGAAACGACTGATCTGA
- a CDS encoding AbrB/MazE/SpoVT family DNA-binding domain-containing protein, with protein MEIFTMATATLTSKGQITIPVQVRTALGLETGDRVEFVEMEDGKFSMIAASKTVHDLKGLIQKPAKAVSLDEMNRAIAAQGAKAR; from the coding sequence ATGGAGATCTTCACTATGGCCACCGCCACGCTTACTTCAAAAGGGCAAATCACCATTCCCGTCCAGGTCAGAACTGCCCTGGGCCTGGAGACAGGCGATCGCGTTGAATTTGTCGAAATGGAAGACGGCAAATTTTCCATGATTGCCGCCAGCAAAACCGTACATGATCTCAAAGGCCTGATCCAAAAGCCCGCCAAGGCCGTCTCGCTGGATGAAATGAACCGTGCCATCGCGGCACAAGGGGCGAAAGCGAGATGA
- a CDS encoding RidA family protein, translated as MTDRQLIIPAAMRPIVERAGYVPAVKVGKTLYCAGQVGRTEALAVIDDPEAQFVAAWENLRQVLEEGDCTFDDVVDMTTYHVNMSQHMAVFRDVKNRLFPRGHCAWTTIGVSELAHPGLLVEIKCVAVQR; from the coding sequence ATGACCGATCGCCAGCTCATTATCCCTGCTGCCATGCGCCCCATTGTCGAACGTGCTGGTTACGTGCCCGCCGTCAAGGTCGGCAAGACGTTGTACTGCGCAGGACAGGTCGGACGCACGGAGGCATTGGCTGTGATTGACGATCCAGAGGCGCAATTCGTCGCAGCCTGGGAGAACTTGAGGCAGGTCCTGGAGGAGGGTGACTGTACGTTCGACGACGTGGTGGACATGACCACCTACCACGTCAACATGAGCCAGCACATGGCGGTTTTCCGTGACGTGAAAAACCGCCTGTTCCCACGCGGGCATTGCGCCTGGACCACCATCGGAGTGTCCGAACTGGCACACCCCGGCCTGCTGGTGGAAATCAAATGCGTGGCAGTGCAGCGCTAG
- the ppnN gene encoding nucleotide 5'-monophosphate nucleosidase PpnN, whose protein sequence is MPQRQVINASVSPKGSLETLSQREVQQLSEAGTGSIYTLFRQCALAILNTGAHIDNAKTILDAYKDFEVRIHQQDRGVRLELLNAPADAFVDGEMIASTREMLFSALRDIVYTENELDSQRIDLSNSQGITDYVFHLLRNARTLRPGVEPKIVVCWGGHSINTEEYKYTKKVGHELGLRSLDVCTGCGPGVMKGPMKGATISHAKQRITGGRYLGLTEPGIIAAEAPNPIVNELVILPDIEKRLEAFVRVGHGIIIFPGGAGTAEEFLYLLGILMHPDNRDLPFPVILTGPKHAAPYLQQLHAFVGATLGEAAQAHYQIIIDDPAEVARQMTAGLKAVKQFRRERNDAFHFNWLLKIDEGFQRPFDPTHENMASLQLSHALPPHELAANLRRAFSGIVAGNVKDKGIRLIEQNGPYEIHGDPAIMKPLDELLQAFVAQHRMKLPGGAAYVPCYRVVQ, encoded by the coding sequence ATGCCCCAACGTCAAGTCATCAATGCCTCCGTCAGCCCCAAGGGCAGCCTCGAAACCCTGTCCCAACGTGAAGTCCAGCAACTGAGCGAAGCCGGCACCGGCAGCATCTACACCCTGTTCCGCCAGTGCGCCCTGGCGATCCTCAACACCGGCGCACACATCGACAACGCCAAGACCATCCTTGACGCCTACAAAGACTTCGAAGTGCGCATCCACCAGCAAGACCGTGGCGTGCGCCTGGAACTGCTGAATGCCCCGGCCGATGCCTTCGTCGACGGTGAAATGATCGCCAGCACCCGTGAAATGCTGTTCAGTGCACTGCGCGACATCGTCTACACCGAGAACGAGCTGGACAGCCAGCGCATCGACCTGAGCAATTCCCAGGGCATCACCGACTATGTGTTCCACCTGCTGCGCAACGCCCGTACGCTGCGCCCCGGTGTCGAGCCGAAGATCGTGGTGTGCTGGGGTGGGCACTCGATCAACACCGAAGAATACAAATACACCAAGAAGGTCGGCCATGAACTGGGCCTGCGCAGCCTCGACGTGTGCACGGGCTGCGGCCCCGGCGTAATGAAAGGCCCTATGAAAGGCGCGACCATTTCCCACGCCAAGCAACGCATTACCGGCGGGCGCTACCTGGGCCTGACCGAGCCTGGCATCATCGCTGCCGAAGCGCCGAACCCGATCGTCAATGAGCTGGTGATCCTGCCAGACATCGAAAAACGCCTGGAAGCCTTCGTACGTGTGGGCCACGGCATCATCATCTTCCCAGGCGGTGCCGGCACAGCCGAAGAGTTCCTGTACCTGCTGGGCATCCTGATGCATCCGGACAACCGCGACCTGCCGTTCCCGGTCATCCTCACTGGGCCGAAACACGCAGCGCCGTACCTGCAGCAGTTGCACGCGTTCGTCGGCGCCACCTTGGGCGAAGCGGCCCAGGCGCACTACCAGATCATCATCGACGACCCCGCCGAAGTGGCGCGCCAGATGACCGCCGGCCTCAAGGCCGTGAAGCAGTTCCGTCGCGAGCGCAACGACGCGTTCCACTTCAACTGGCTGCTGAAGATCGACGAAGGCTTCCAGCGCCCGTTCGACCCGACCCACGAGAACATGGCCAGCCTGCAACTGAGCCACGCGCTGCCACCCCACGAACTCGCCGCCAACCTGCGCCGTGCGTTCTCGGGGATCGTAGCGGGTAACGTGAAGGACAAGGGCATCCGCCTGATCGAGCAGAACGGCCCCTACGAGATCCACGGTGACCCGGCCATCATGAAACCGCTGGACGAGCTGCTACAGGCGTTTGTCGCCCAGCACCGCATGAAGCTGCCGGGCGGCGCAGCGTATGTGCCGTGCTATCGCGTGGTTCAGTAA
- a CDS encoding aspartyl/asparaginyl beta-hydroxylase domain-containing protein — translation MSKSALRKKAVSVAWVLGVLLIICLIPLTTTVFLSLVVVCGIYDFLRNGLYDRDTFKKYFIGSGRNTWLLAPFNTLFDLFSSPNRHVYTMADLPPAWREDLQQVIDDAMAHKDQIIGYLEERMAEKKRGMLFFQWYGQPIETTLDIPELRKKLPFVKTIGVSVFNENRSTSFHFGPLRMMFRVLYNMAPAPHHEGVYIQVGKHKHYWHDDPLFIFDDTLMHASFNKNDAKRYCLFIDIVRPTPVPMVLNAVIAGFAGMAFTLRRVFYKNWKLIQ, via the coding sequence ATGAGCAAGTCTGCCTTACGCAAAAAAGCCGTGTCGGTCGCCTGGGTACTCGGCGTCCTGTTGATTATTTGCCTGATCCCCCTGACGACTACGGTGTTTCTCAGCCTGGTCGTGGTCTGCGGGATCTATGATTTCCTGCGCAACGGCCTGTATGACCGTGACACTTTCAAGAAATATTTTATCGGCAGTGGCCGCAACACTTGGCTGCTGGCGCCGTTCAACACCCTGTTCGACCTGTTCAGCTCGCCTAACCGCCACGTCTACACAATGGCCGACCTGCCACCGGCCTGGCGTGAAGACCTGCAACAGGTCATCGACGATGCCATGGCGCACAAGGACCAAATCATTGGCTATCTCGAAGAACGCATGGCCGAGAAGAAGCGTGGCATGTTGTTTTTCCAGTGGTATGGCCAACCCATCGAGACCACCCTCGACATCCCGGAACTGCGCAAAAAACTACCGTTCGTGAAGACCATCGGCGTGTCGGTATTCAATGAAAACCGCTCCACCTCCTTCCACTTCGGCCCCCTGCGCATGATGTTCCGCGTGCTCTACAACATGGCGCCAGCACCTCATCACGAAGGCGTCTACATCCAGGTCGGCAAGCACAAGCATTACTGGCACGACGACCCGCTGTTTATCTTCGATGACACCCTGATGCACGCGTCTTTCAACAAAAATGATGCCAAGCGTTACTGCCTGTTTATCGACATCGTGCGGCCGACACCGGTGCCGATGGTTCTTAACGCTGTGATCGCTGGGTTTGCCGGGATGGCCTTTACCCTGCGTCGGGTTTTCTACAAAAACTGGAAGCTGATTCAGTGA
- the fabV gene encoding enoyl-ACP reductase FabV, with protein MIIKPRVRGFICVTAHPVGCEANVKEQIDYVTQHGVIEGGPKKVLVLGASTGYGLAARISAAFGCGADTLGVFFEKEGEEGKLSSAGWYNSAAFEKFAVEKGLYAKSINGDAFSDEIKRLTIETIKKDLGKIDLVVYSLAAPRRTDPQGVVHNSTLKPIGKAVTLRGINTDKGVVVDTTLEPATQEEIDGTVKVMGGEDWQLWIDALRDADVLAEGAKTTAFTYLGEKLTQDIYWNGSIGEAKKDLDKKVLTLRDNLAALKGDARVSVLKAVVTQASSAIPIMPLYLSLLFKVMKEQGTHEGCIEQVYGLFKDSLYGSQPKLDADGRLRADLAELEPKVQDAVAALWNQVTDDNVNEISDFAGYKAEFLRLFGFEIDGVDYEADVNPTVKINGLISA; from the coding sequence ATGATCATCAAACCGCGGGTTCGTGGCTTTATCTGTGTGACCGCTCACCCTGTTGGCTGTGAAGCGAACGTCAAAGAGCAGATCGACTACGTGACTCAACACGGCGTCATCGAAGGCGGCCCGAAAAAGGTGCTAGTCCTCGGCGCTTCCACCGGCTACGGCCTGGCCGCGCGCATCAGTGCTGCCTTTGGCTGCGGCGCCGACACCCTGGGCGTGTTTTTTGAGAAAGAAGGCGAAGAAGGCAAGCTGAGCTCCGCCGGCTGGTACAACAGCGCTGCGTTCGAGAAGTTTGCCGTCGAGAAAGGCCTGTACGCCAAGAGCATCAACGGCGACGCGTTCTCCGACGAGATCAAGCGCCTGACCATCGAAACCATCAAGAAAGACCTGGGCAAGATCGATCTGGTGGTCTACAGCCTGGCCGCGCCACGCCGTACCGACCCGCAAGGCGTGGTGCACAACTCCACCCTCAAGCCGATCGGCAAGGCTGTGACCCTGCGCGGTATCAATACCGACAAGGGCGTTGTGGTCGACACCACGCTTGAGCCTGCAACCCAGGAAGAAATCGACGGCACCGTCAAAGTGATGGGCGGCGAAGACTGGCAGCTGTGGATCGACGCCCTGCGTGACGCCGACGTTTTGGCCGAAGGCGCGAAAACCACCGCCTTCACCTATCTTGGCGAGAAGCTGACCCAGGACATCTACTGGAACGGCTCCATCGGCGAAGCCAAGAAAGACTTGGACAAGAAAGTCCTGACCCTGCGCGACAACCTCGCGGCACTCAAGGGCGACGCCCGTGTGTCGGTGCTCAAGGCCGTGGTCACCCAGGCCAGCTCGGCCATTCCAATCATGCCGCTGTACCTGTCGCTGCTGTTCAAAGTGATGAAAGAGCAGGGCACCCACGAAGGTTGCATCGAACAGGTCTACGGCCTGTTCAAGGACAGCCTGTACGGCAGCCAGCCGAAACTCGACGCCGATGGCCGCTTGCGTGCTGACCTGGCCGAGCTGGAGCCGAAGGTCCAGGACGCCGTGGCGGCACTGTGGAATCAGGTCACCGACGACAACGTCAACGAGATCAGCGATTTTGCCGGCTACAAGGCTGAATTCCTGCGTTTGTTCGGCTTTGAAATCGACGGTGTGGACTACGAGGCTGACGTGAATCCGACCGTGAAGATCAACGGTCTCATCTCGGCTTAA